TTCTGGCACGTGGTGCAGGCGAGCTCCGGCGGCGTGGTGCGCCTGCGCAGTGTCACAACGCGCGTCGATCCCGAGCGAGACACATAAACAGTCGCGATATGCGTAACGCGAATTCGGTGATGTGCGAAACGCGAAGTGAAGTGAAGTGATGCGCGAAAGTAATTTCGTGTGTTGCACAAATCGTCGAGTCGAGTCGAAAAACAGAAGTAAGCGCTGGCGTGATTTAACTTGGGCAGAGGGCCGAAACGGACGAATGCGTGACGGAAATGTGAAGAATTGCAGGCTGAAGGCCGATGATACAATGAAGTGACAGCGAGTGTCGGTGAGCTCACGCATCCGTCGGCGGCGGCTGGTGTCGCGGCAGCGGCCTCGCGGCACTTACGACGGCCGTGGTGGATCGAGGCTCGCGCgagcgacggcgcggcggcggggcgcgtggcgaccacgtGCATTATCGCCGGGCGCGAATTGGTGCGTACGGGGTGTCGCGAAAATGCGAATAAGTCCGCGAGTGAATTCCCGTGGTTGCGTGAGTGCGGTGGTTGGTGAAGCGGTGGTAGAAAGCCCGGAATAATTGCGTGTCGTTTACGCACACGACGAATGTAACCGGAAAATGAGCACGGTAAATTCGACAGTGAACGTCGACAAGTGCGAATTGACATGAAGTGGCACGCGATAAGTGACAAGTTATACCGCGAAGCAACGGACAGACATAAAGGCGAGAAAACGAACTGTGGTAAGCGCGAGAAACCGAACAGAACAATACGCGAGAGACCGAACAGAAATGTATGCGAGAAGCCGGACAGGAATGCAGCGGTGCAGCGAGGAGACTCGACGGAGGGTGTAAGGCTCCGTTCGATCCTCTTGACGGCGGAATGCGTGACGACTTTCCGCTTTGGCAGCTCGGCGTCGGAAATCTCGTCGCTCTCATCCGGCCACCAGGTTCGGCTCTCCGGTAGCCACCTTGGGCCCGTCCATCTCAAGGGATTGCCGATCAGCTCGCTGGGAGCGATCCCCCGAGAAGAGCAGTTGGCCGGGTTGTCTCGTCCGGGAATGTGCCGCCACTGGGCCTCGTGACGAGTACGCTGGATGAGAGACACCCGGTGGTTCATGAACGGCTTCCACCTGGATACGTGGTCCGTGGCCCAGTGAAGTGTCACGCTGGCTTCGGACCGGCGAAGTAGTGGAGCTGCGGACAAACTTAAAGGGTCGCGAGCGTGTCGCGTTAACGTGGAGAGCCAAGTGGTCGTGGACAGTTCAAGCGCGTGTTGCAGACGGTATTTCTGAGGGATCTCGACGAGACCGTCCTCAGAGTTCGTGGCCCACTTATGCAACGGGAGCCCGCCCGCCGTGTAGGGTTCGCGCACTTCGGTGTGCACGGCGGTCGCGTCGTCGACGGGCTTGCGGGGTGCGGCGAGGTTCCTCGGGTGCGAAGAGACCGGCTGTTGGACGACGTGCCGGCCTGCGGATGTGCGCTTGAGGGTGCGCACGGCGAGTCGCTCGCACTCTCCTTTCTCGGGAGTGAGCCTGGTGATCGTGCGCGGACGAAGGAGGTTCTCAGGAACTGCGGCCCCCTTGCGCGCTGGAAACCCGCCCGCCGTGCAGAGTTCGGTTTGCACGACGATCGCGTCGACGACTGGCTTGTGGGTTTCGGCGTGGTTTTTCGGCGGCGATGAGACCGGCCGTCGGACGGCGCACCGGCCAGCGGATGTGCGCTCATGGGCGCACACGGAGAGACGCTCGCACTCCCTTTTCTCGGGAGCGAGCCTGACGAACGCGGAGTGAGCTTGGAGTGAGCGGTGGTGACCAAGAAGAGAGGCCGCACCACAGCCCCCTGACAGAATCCATCCCAGGATGGTCTTCTGCGCGATCGGCGTTTGCGGTTTGCCTCGGCGGAGGCCATCTTCCAGGATGGTCGAGCACACCTCAGCGCCCAGGAGCAGCTCGACTGGGTCGTTAGCGGCGAAGAGCGGGTCGGCTAGCGGAAGCCCCTGGAGGTGAGGCCATGTGGTGCTGCACGTGATCGCGGAGCCCTGGTAAAGCGAGGGGCGCGGAAGCACGAAAGCAACGGCGGTGAGTGTGGCTCCGGTGGTCCTCGACGTGAGGCTCATTGACACCTTGCCCCGAGTGGATCCCGATTGTGAGCCACCAATGCCGAATATTGACACTCGGGTGCGCGATCGCGGTAGGTGCAGCCGTTGCACCAGGGACTCCGACACGATCGACACTTCGGAGCCTTGGTCGATGAGGGCTCGAACTTCGTGTGGCTTCCCGTGACGATCGGCAACGATCACGCGCGCGGTCGCGAGGAGGATCGCTTTGCGGTCGTCGGCCCTTCCGACGGCGGAAAGCGCGCTGACTTCAGCGGCGGGTGGCGGCTCAGAGCTGTACGCGTCGTGAAGCATTGTATGGTGACGCGAGTTGCACGTCATGCAGTTCCTGGTGGACTGACACTTTGCCACCAGATGATTGCCGAGACAATTAAAGCATAGCTTGTTTGTCTCGGCCACTGTCTTTCGCTCACTGGCCGGCTTGGCCTTGAAGTCGGGGCACCCCATGAGCGAGTGCTCCCCGTTGCAGAGCGGACACTGCGAAGGCTCGGAACGCCGCGCGAGGTAAGTTTTCGCGGACCGGGTTGGTTCACTCGCGGGTTTAGTGTTCTTCGGATTCGCGGCGTTTAACGTGAGAATCCGTTTGTTGATGAAGGTCATCAACGTAGCGTGAGTCGGCGGCTCGAAGGAGTCTCCCGAGGAGGACTCCCATTCCAGACGCGTTCGCGGGTCAAACAGTTCGACTACGAGGTGATTAAAAGGTCCATGCCGTGCGAGTCGATGGGCCTTCCGATGCTCTCCTGCGCATTGACGGCGGACGTGACGGCGTTCTGGACGCGGCTGAGTTCGTCGGCGGTAGCGGCTTTCATCTTCGCCACGGCGGTAAACGTGGCGAAGTTGGAGCGTATCAGCTCCTCTTATTTCGTAGTGTGTACAGAGAATATCCCAGGCGCGGTCGTAATTGTCGCCCGTAATAGTTAatgattttatcaaattttcagCCGGCCCCTTGAGGCATGAACGCAGATAGTGCAGCCGTTCGACTTTCGAGATGGACGACTGCTCACCGATCACAGATTTAAAGAGATCACGGAAGGATGGCCAGTCCTCGTAGGAACCCGAGAATTCCCGTAATTGGATACGGGGCAGCGAAGTTCGTGACGCGCGGTCGCCCCCCTGCTCTGAAGCCGCGGGAGGCGTGGAAGCTGGCGCAGGCTGGAGCCGTTTCGCCTGATCGGACAAGACGCCACGCTGATGCACGTAAGCAATCTCGGCGTTGGTAAGCAAATCGGACTTGGCGTACTCACTCTCAGCGTAGAGGTCCTTGTAGCAGGCTCGAATTAAGTCGTGCTGACTCTCGAACTTTGCCCACAGGTCATCAAGGATGCGGATGCGGTGCTCAACGGTCGAGAGGGTGATGTTAGCCTGACCCATCTTCCTCAGGTTTTCGACGGCTCTGGAGATGCGTCCGAAGAGCTCGTGTTGGCCGCTCAGCATGGAGCTCTGGTCCAGACTCATGATCGTCTTCGTTGAGGAGGCACTCCCGAGTTCGCGGTTGCCGGAAatatccggctcgaaggaccaaaatgttcgagagcacgcggtaGCGCGAGAAAGCGCGAGGTAGAAGACGACCACAAAAAAAGGGGACAAGcacagaattgaaaaataaactaaatatattcaaaaatgtataaagtacAGTTATTTACAGTCTTTTCCCTTTAGCCAAGGAAGCCGTGAAGCGCGCACAGAGGCTACGACAAGCAAGGCGGCGAAAGCGTGTTCGAAACGCGGAATAACGAAAGGCGGTATGCAAAGCGGCGTACGAAAAGCGGTTTTACTGAGATCGGCAAGCGAAATCGgttccgcggcgcagcggcggtcCTTTATTGTCTCGGAGACGAGCCTCCCTCCAAGCTAATTGCCGATGATTTCAGGGAGGTGATTGGCCACCGACGGCCTACGTCACCGTGCATACGTCACAGTGCCAAGTGACGATTCGAACCGGTCGTTACATATTTTCGAATGCGTtgtttatagcatggatctttccttTGTGTGAGCGCAGATGAGTCGTTTGGAATGTCGAACAAAGCTTGACCttattattgaaaacaatgttaaagttAGAAAGCTAATcacgaaagatccatgctatactgaATATTACCGTCTGAATATTACCGAATTCTTTAGCGACATTTGACGCGAACATTAGTCACTTTCATCTTATAAAATACGAGAACGAAACTTATTGCAAGCGTGCATGTGCTGACATGCAGCCGAACGCGACCCTGCCGCGATGCTACGTTTGCGATCTCAAAcaatatatgactatataaagttataaagttaaaatataaagttaaaatataaagttatatttttaaagagatttagccatatataatattgtttaagattatatttccatttcttatatgaccatatataattatatatttactaatatgaacaaataagaggtattttttcccgagtatataaccatatatgcttatatatggccatataatattgtttaacattatattttccatttcttatatgatcatatataatcatgtatctactaatataaactaatatgaataaataagaaatttttttcccgggttatGCGGTTTTagacatgtgtgtatgtggtgCTGggtaagattttttttatagtgactcgttttttattttacagataagttagaataaagaagtttttttttctttttgtaagcACGCGGCGCGACGTTGGCCCAATAGGCCTATTTTGTAATAAGCCGGCACTGGTTTACTGGTTTCTGAAATTCAaccgacattaagaaaaaattatattcgtatatccgattcgaaactttattactctttttaaattgtttcttaaaaatttttgaaaaaattatatatttgcgctggttatgacacatgtagactatatataacacttacatcaaattaagaagttataGTCTACCATGTAAGAcggttggctcacgatccagaggtcccgaggtctcgagttcgaatcccatcaaGGTACCAGTGAGAAATGGTTGTTCGAGTCGACGTCGATTCGAGCTCGAAGGGATCGAGTAGTCATCGACGATCGATTTCAACTAAATTTCGATGTGTTTTCGATCAATTGTTTAGACATGAGGAAATAcctaatttcaataatatgtCTCGGAATTTCTCATTTACTTTGCGTTTTcactttaaaaatacatacaaataCTAACATGTCGATTCGACATCGATTCGACATCGATGCAATATCATTAAATGTGAGAATTCGAAATGCTCGCAAATTGtgtgattaaattaatcagtGAGTTGAAATAAACATGTACGAAACATGTTACTATTACGTTTTTCGACTGAAGATGTAAACTCTTTTTGGATCAGCCGACAGTCGTTTGAATTTGGTAAGTAACTCCCGCCCtctacttatatatatgtatacatttatattcgcTACGCCGCCGGGCCCCGGATCGCTGTACTCAGATTCGCTATCTCGGTACCTTCGTAGTTCGCACGTGTTCGCCATCTTAATCTCataatttattcgtaataTTCCTGGTGCTGTTCGGGACTCGATCTCGTGATTTGTGCTTGCAATAATAAATCAGACAATTTAGACATTTACAGTGTAATTGATCTCTCGACTCGCCCGATCGCGAGGAAACGTCGTAGATCATCCGCGGGAGTGTGAGCACGCGGTACAAGATTTTACAGTTATATCAATTCAAGACTTTAATTTATCCTTATTCttacttatattttcttttaaatattcgtGTTTGTATCATGAATTTGATTTACAGACTTTACGGTAATCATATTGGAATCATTCCACCGGCGTTGATTGACCTGTTGCTTCTTGAGGCCTGTGTTTGGTTATGTTTGGATGCTACTTTTAATGTTTTACTGCCATGGCTCAACTATTACCAGTAAGTTATTCTCGATCATGGTCTTgcatttagaaatatttacattttgtcTTGAAAGCAATACAGAAGTATATGTCTGTGGAAGTTCAGCCTCAGAGGTAAAATACCTGATGCTACTTCGCGATCGTTCaagtattttttgttacaaggTCAAATTCATGCATATCTCGTGCTAAATTATTTCACTACCtacatgaatattatttaaaatattcatgtaGGTAGTTTATTACTGTTCATGGCATAATGTTGAGGTTAGGGATTGTGTTGGTGGCCGGCTTTTGAGTAGGAATGTCTCTTGTTCACTAGTAATCTTTTTGTGGACTTTTCAActtgtattgtttattttattatcaatttcattAGCGATTTACGGACGAAACCTGTCAGCCTAGCCTCCTTTGAAGCTGATAGATTAATTTGATACATgtacttattatttaacaggagcgtttgtaatatattagCCCGTGgatttcattttaaattattttcgtgaggTGTTCTGATTATGTACTATAAACTGTTTGTGTTTATCAGTGCAGAAAAACTTTTAGACGCAGGGCTGCTACAGCTGTTCAAAATCGAGAGGCGTTTCTTGAATTGCGACAACGATTGCTTCGGTACAGTCCTACCAGTGATAGTAGTAATAGCAGTGGTAACATTGAGAGtgaaaatgaaagagaaaatgaaaatttttcaagtacCAGTAACTCAGACAGTATCTTTGAAAATGATCAAGGTATGGAAGATAATATTACTGTCACTGAGGATGATTGTGACGTCTACAGCGTGCCAGAGAATATGAATGTGGATGAGCTGGTTGGTGATAGTGATCATGAATCAGATATAGCATCATCTCACAGTGAAATAGGAGTTGGTGAAAACCTTACtgaggaagagaaggaagattatattatagaatctATTCGTCAATGGACCCTTAGTGGTGGTGTCTTGTCGATGAGAAAACTTGACGAATTGTTAGGTAGACTATCGTTAATATTTCAGAGAATGCCAAAGAGTTACAAAACTTTGCTAAGTACTGATAAAAAAGCAGATGTCCAAGATATGGGAGATCATTTAATGTGGTATCATGGTATCATGAAGAGTTTGAACAAGTATCAGTTGGATTCTTATCTTCAGCAAAAAGGTTCTATCTCCATTGATGTAAATATAGATGGGCTCCCATTATTTAAGAGCAGTATTCACTCCAAGAAAAAGTTTTGGCCTATCTTGGGTAAACTAGTTGGAACCTTGAATAATCCTTTCATCATTGCAATTCATTATGGAGAAGATCCAAGGGATGTTGATCTGTTTTTAGGAGACTTTATTCTAGAAATAGAAGAGTTACAAAATAATGGTTACAGCTATAATGGTGTTCAATACCCTTTCTCCatcagaaattttattcttgatGCTCCTGCTCGTTCTCTCGTCAAGTGTTGCATTGGACATACAGGATATGGTGCATGTGAGAAATGCACAGTTGTAGGTGCTCATGCAGAGAGGCGAATTCATTTTGCAAATGTTGGTATTGACTGTCAACCTCGCAGTGATGAGTTATATGTCAACCAAGTGAACCGGCTTCATCATACTGGCCATTCGCCTTTGGAACTCGTAGGAATCGGTATAGTATCACAATTTAGACTGGATTCTATGCATTTAGTGTATGAAGGAGTTTTTAAGAGATTTCTTGAAGTACTATTTACATGGGAAGGACCATGGAATTTGGATAGAGATACGATGCAGAATATATCAGTTATTTTGCATCAGCTGAAATCCACTTGTCCGCGAGATTTCAACAGGAAGCCCAGGAATCTTGAAGATTGGTACAAATATAAAGCCACTGAGCTTCGACGTTTTTTGTTATATGATGCAATGCTTGTATTCAGAGATCATTTAGATCCAGCCATTTACAAtcagtttcttcttcttcagtGTGCTATGTACATATTAGCTAGCTCATATTTGTTGCCAATTTTCAATGAGGAggcagaaatattaataaatacgtttattgATCATGCTGTACAAGTGTATGAAGAGCattttgtatcatataatGTTCACTCCTTAAAGCACTTAGTCCATGAATGTAGAGACCATGGAAATCTTGAATCGTTTAGTGCTTTTCCATATGAAAATGCCTTAAAGACAATCAAGCAAATGCTGAAGACAGGCTATTTACCACTTCACCAAATTGCTCAACGAGTCTCAGAACAGACCAACAAAGTAGAAGTGCTTTTGAATGAGAAAGATAACTCAATTAAACTTTTGCATCGTCATGAAAATCCTGATGAGATAGAACCTGGTCAGCAGTTTAGAGAAATTTGTATCAACAACATTATTTTGAAGATTGGTGAGAAGGACTCTTGCTTTATGACCACTGAAGGGACTGTTGTTATACTAGAAAACATAATTAGCAGAGGGAGGAATACTGTAATCTTCATTGGTAGGCAATTTAATCACTCAGATGACTTCTACACTTATCCAATGAATTCATCACAGCTAGGCATTATGAAAGTATGGGGAATCAATGATATTCGTGAATCTTTCTCTCTAGAAGATGTATTTGGAAAGTGTTGGCTTATGAAGGATGGTGATTGTTTTTTATGTGTACCATTGTTACATTCTACTCCACTTCTGTATTAAATTTCAGTTTCAAATTGTGTTGATACACTTCAATAGAcatgtatgtaaatatgtattttaatataatcatatgtttTTGCTTTGTACTGAATGTGTCAagatttgtattttgtaactAATATACTTTTTCCTTGTTTCAGTTTATTGTTGTCAAGTTTGTTCAAGAATCTTCTGACCCTGATGAATCTGATGATGTATATTATGAGGTGGCAAGCAGTAAATAgcttttgtttgaaaaagaGACTAACACATATCAATGCTATTGGCCTCCTGAATCTTTCACTGAACATGAAATTATCAAAATGATCAAGACTCACACACCACCACCTAATGATAATTCATGGACTCTTTTACCATGCGAAATAAAATCATCTTATGGTTTGTATCAATAACAGCATAgcatctattattttatcttttgctCACTGTGTCTCATTCattgttctttcttttctagCTGATTACTTGACTGCTCATCTAGGTGCTAAAAATAGAGTTTATGATTCCTCTTATGAAACTGAGAAGGAACTTGGAAGGGGTCACAGAATAAGGAGAGGGCGGAAAACGATACCTTCATCTGAAGATGAAAATGAACCTCCTCCAAAGAAACAGATTATAGCTCCTCTTAAAAACATTGCTTTACCAAGCAAAGGTAAAGAATTTTCTCGATTCAATGCTCAACCAAAAGTGAAGTCTGTTGTAAAAGTTTGTGAGGTAAATACTTCCAATAGGCAAAATTAGAATGATAAGGCCATGAGGATAGTGAGAAAGAACAGGGGTTCTGATGCTTCATCTGCAGCGGAACTTAGGGCGAAACTTCTAGAACAAAAGAAGCAAATGGAACAAAAGATATCGCTCCCTGTGAAAAGTATTTCTTCCAACTGGAAGACTAAACGTGATTCACATTCACCTGGACAAGGAAACGCCTCGCAACATTCACAATCTTTTGTGCAAGAAGGGGAGGCTGCACGACATTCACTGTCATCTGGACATAAAGATGAGCAAAATAATTTCCTATCTGATGATTTTGCTCAGAAACTTCTAGAACGAAAGAAGCAAATGGAACAAAAGATATCGCTCCCTGTGGAAAGTATTTCTTCCAACTGGAAGACTAAACGTAATTCACATTCACCTGGACAAGGAAACGCCTCGCAACATTCACAATCTTTTGTGCAAGAAGGGGAGGCTGCACGACATTCACTGTCATCTGGACATAAAGATGAGCAAAATAATTTCCTATCTGATGATTTTGCTCAGAACACAGAAATCTTAGGCAAAGACTCTAATATAAAGAAAGTAAGAAAGCAGCTGTCTATTTCACCTGTAAAGGAAGTGCAATCTTTgcataaatcatatttttcagGTATGTTCTATTTCcctttgcataattaaattttattgttctctctctctctctctctctctctctctctctctctctcatttgaTTAACTGAAACTGATGTTTTGATACAtctttatttcagattttgaAAAGATGTGCTGAAGTTACTTAAAGAACTTGTGGCGATTATATCGCTATATACTTGGCCACCGCAACGGCTCGAATcgaaaataagtaataatagcGAGGTCGAAAAATAGGGAAAGACGTTAGATAGGGAAAACACAAATATAGGTAACGATAAGCGAGAAGGTTACAGGCATGACtcaaaacaataattaacaaCACAAATCGACCGAAACGTGACGAGCGACTCCTCGAAGGACACGAAGTCCGGAGAGGAGAAAACGATCGCGAGAGCCCGGGAACAGAGAGACGGAGATTCGACACGGCGACTCGCTAGAGTGAAGACGTATCCGCGTGAACTGACTAtttcgggacttagaatattttgcgAGCGGTACGACTTAGAATGTAACAACTTAGGATATTTCTGAGATTAAAGACTGTATTATAATAGACTTCACTCAACATATTCTTACACGCCCTTCCCAAAAACTGAATGGAAAGATTGAAACGGTTTCAAGCAATGTGGCAAAactaattatacatatactgcCAAATGAAAAAGTATTGTCAAAACCTAAAGGCATGCCAACTCTTCCATTGAAGACTTCAAGGGAAGTTTCTCAAATGGAGACATTTTTACAAGATGAAGATAATTTGTCATGCACAGTATGTATGCTTTCCTACTTGAATTAAAAGTGTAATAATCTGTGTAGTAACTGAGACTGATTTTAATCtgttaattttcattaagtttaatttatgaaacttaatactttttttcttttcagtcCATTTATCTGAGTTCATATGTCtccaaaaattctttattgGAAAGGACATCTGCAATGAAATTGATGGCGCAGATTTTTACTAATGTTGTTGGTAGTGAATATAGCTTTAGTGGTCTAGCAGGCAAACGCAAATTTGAGAACCTGTTATTGTGGACTGCCCTCAAAGGTGAGAATGTTATTTACTTCTAGTGAAACATGTGTTTCACATCTCTCAATAGATTGATCTTTTCAGTACATGTTAAAATTCATGTTAAAGCAAGTATTGATTCCAATGCATCATTGCTCAATGTTTCATTTTGTACCTAATTGAGGACTTAGTTCAATAAATGCATTTGATTTAAAAGTTTCTGAACTATAATGTACTGTAAATTCTATGTTCTAGTATTTAGTTTATCCAGAAGTagtgtttttttatttgtttaataagcCTTGATATGAAAATGTAGGTTTTCTGtcaataaagaaatgtaaagtGTTGAATTGTTTTAATTGTCCAATTTTACCTGTTTGCTTTTACTTTTCATGGAAGTGAAAGTTGGAGTTCATTTTCTGACTAATATTTAACTGGGTATAGGAGTTTTTCATTTT
This sequence is a window from Temnothorax longispinosus isolate EJ_2023e chromosome 11, Tlon_JGU_v1, whole genome shotgun sequence. Protein-coding genes within it:
- the LOC139822308 gene encoding uncharacterized protein, which codes for MSLDQSSMLSGQHELFGRISRAVENLRKMGQANITLSTVEHRIRILDDLWAKFESQHDLIRACYKDLYAESEYAKSDLLTNAEIAYVHQRGVLSDQAKRLQPAPASTPPAASEQGGDRASRTSLPRIQLREFSGSYEDWPSFRDLFKSVIGEQSSISKVERLHYLRSCLKGPAENLIKSLTITGDNYDRAWDILCTHYEIRGADTLQLRHVYRRGEDESRYRRRTQPRPERRHVRRQCAGEHRKAHRLARHGPFNHLVVELFDPRTRLEWESSSGDSFEPPTHATLMTFINKRILTLNAANPKNTKPASEPTRSAKTYLARRSEPSQCPLCNGEHSLMGCPDFKAKPASERKTVAETNKLCFNCLGNHLVAKCQSTRNCMTCNSRHHTMLHDAYSSEPPPAAEVSALSAVGRADDRKAILLATARVIVADRHGKPHEVRALIDQGSEVSIVSESLVQRLHLPRSRTRVSIFGIGGSQSGSTRGKVSMSLTSRTTGATLTAVAFVLPRPSLYQGSAITCSTTWPHLQGLPLADPLFAANDPVELLLGAEVCSTILEDGLRRGKPQTPIAQKTILGWILSGGCGAASLLGHHRSLQAHSAFVRLAPEKRECERLSVCAHERTSAGRCAVRRPVSSPPKNHAETHKPVVDAIVVQTELCTAGGFPARKGAAVPENLLRPRTITRLTPEKGECERLAVRTLKRTSAGRHVVQQPVSSHPRNLAAPRKPVDDATAVHTEVREPYTAGGLPLHKWATNSEDGLVEIPQKYRLQHALELSTTTWLSTLTRHARDPLSLSAAPLLRRSEASVTLHWATDHVSRWKPFMNHRVSLIQRTRHEAQWRHIPGRDNPANCSSRGIAPSELIGNPLRWTGPRWLPESRTWWPDESDEISDAELPKRKVVTHSAVKRIERSLTPSVESPRCTAAFLSGFSHTFLFGLSRIVLFGFSRLPQRTTPPELACTTCQNRVRVNRSHIDFQPRRRAPHRASHRPYWPVSSGMTRRAGCLRSQT